The genomic interval CGTTGCCACCGATCGGCTTGCGGGTGCCGGCATCCGCAACCACGCCGGTGACCGCACCGTAGGCAGGTGGACTCAGGGCGATGATTGCGGTCTGCTCGCGGTCACCCTCGACAGACACCGAGTCTACACTCGGCAGGTAGTTCGTGCGGCTGGTGTAGATGACAAGGTCGCCGGATTGAAGCCGCGTCAGCAGGACTTCGCCGGTGATCCCGGTCTCGTAGTTTCTGGAAATCACTCCGGTCGTGGCCACGCTGGCGGCAAGCGGCCGCATGGTCGTCGCGTCAACCACCTTGATCCTGACTCTGCCCGACCCTTTCCGCGCGAATGTCGACCGCAGGCCGATGCGGTGCGCTATCCCGAGCTTGCCGTAAGGAGTGATCGCGTAGTCCAGGCTGAGCGGACCAACGTTGACGCCGAGGCCTGCGGTCAGGCCACTGAGCACTCCCAGCGTGCCCAGGTCCTGCGGGCCGGTCCGATATCCCAGTCGAACCGCAAGTTCGGGAACCGGCAGATACTCGACGCCGGCGTGCAGCGACGGGGCATTGTCCATCGTCGCGATGACGTCCAGCACCGCATTGACCGGGCCGACCGCGAGGCCGCCGCCGACGCCGGCCTCGATCGGCATCGGTTCGCCACCCGCGCCGTACGCCGCAAATCCGATGTTCCGGCCGGTCGCACCGAGCCGGAGATACGGCAGCGGCCGACAGGCGAAACCGAGGTCGATCGCTCCGCCGTAGCCGGAGGTCGTGTACAGGACCTGGTAGAAGCCCTTGAGGGCAACGCCGACCTGGTAGTTGGGAGCGACCGAGAGGCCGTAGCCGATCGACATGGCGCCGTTCCAGGTTCGAAAGGTGTCGCCGGGGACGTTGTTGGCGTCCCAGAACTCGACTCCCGGTTCA from candidate division WOR-3 bacterium carries:
- a CDS encoding PorV/PorQ family protein; the protein is MGSFAGIVVLFGVVGFGQPGTSVMPVLKIEQGVRLAAMGGAGIGAVEDASAIYWNLAGLGRAQSYHCALSHHQWFAGIKDEVIHAALPSGQGALGLGLVYSGEPGVEFWDANNVPGDTFRTWNGAMSIGYGLSVAPNYQVGVALKGFYQVLYTTSGYGGAIDLGFACRPLPYLRLGATGRNIGFAAYGAGGEPMPIEAGVGGGLAVGPVNAVLDVIATMDNAPSLHAGVEYLPVPELAVRLGYRTGPQDLGTLGVLSGLTAGLGVNVGPLSLDYAITPYGKLGIAHRIGLRSTFARKGSGRVRIKVVDATTMRPLAASVATTGVISRNYETGITGEVLLTRLQSGDLVIYTSRTNYLPSVDSVSVEGDREQTAIIALSPPAYGAVTGVVADAGTRKPIGGNVAYRGLVQSSTTADALLGSYALRNLPAGEYEMTATGPSDEYVAQKCTLKVEPGRVTNKDFYLVRHHQTIVLRGINFETGKADLLPQFDSVLARAGEILRTNPGITVELAGHTDPREIATAEFPSNWELSQARADAVRQYLTATWGIAAERLTAHGYADTQPIAPNNTDDGMARNRRTEFRITGQ